A window of Bacteroidales bacterium contains these coding sequences:
- a CDS encoding four helix bundle protein, whose product MQDYKKLEVWEKAHILIKEVYMLTVAFPKEELYGLVSQLRRASVSIPTNIAEGAGRESKADFGRYLQIAFGSANEVEYLLLLSYELKYLSQENYKGINAQIEEIKKMLSGLLKSVNR is encoded by the coding sequence ATGCAAGATTATAAAAAATTAGAAGTTTGGGAAAAGGCACACATACTTATTAAGGAAGTTTATATGCTTACAGTAGCATTTCCGAAAGAAGAATTATATGGATTAGTGTCACAGTTAAGAAGAGCTTCCGTTTCTATTCCAACCAATATTGCTGAAGGTGCTGGCAGGGAATCTAAAGCAGACTTTGGCAGATACTTACAAATCGCATTCGGCTCTGCAAACGAAGTTGAATATCTATTGCTTCTATCATACGAATTGAAATATTTAAGCCAAGAGAATTATAAAGGAATCAATGCCCAAATAGAAGAAATAAAGAAAATGTTATCAGGATTACTTAAATCTGTAAACCGCTAA